The genomic stretch TAATATAAAGAATTCCTGCTTGtaacaaatccttggagtgccgcctggattCCTTCATTATGGACAACTATTGAAGGTACCCTctgtagctgtatatatatatatatatatatatatatatatatacacacatacacttactGAATATGTTGCTATTTGACTTAACCTGAAACTAGAATTATAAATATTTTTACAATAAAACACTCAGGAATCagccccactgggagtgtatgtgtcACTCTCCACAGTGGGCATCATACAGTACCAAGGGCAGTCCTCAGCCAAGTAATTCAGGAAACTAAAAACATTGCCATACTGTATTTATAACATAATGAGCATATTCCTGAATTACCTGTCTCTGTAGTGATGAGAGGCACACAAAGAATATCCTGTGCACGGTAAATGGGGGAGTCGGTTCACTCTGGTGCCTGGAATCCCGCTGTGGATGCTTGGCATGTCAGGATTCCCTTTACATATAGCAGAGTAGGGTTCTAAATAGAACAGAATGTTGTTCAGGAAATTTCACATCATAGCCCAGGTTCTCGTAACACAATGTAATAAGAAACTACTGACATAaccaaggagtctattcatgaagcagtgaaaagcgtggagaagtgagccagtggagaagttgcccatggcaaccaatcagaattgaagtaacacttctaaattgcatactatacaattgtacggagcagctgattggttgttggAAGGAGCTTTCCTAGCCTCTGCAACGGGTGGCTTGCGCGTCCCCATGAGATGCAGGTCGGATCACTAATGCAGCAGAAGGCTATCAGTAATTATTTATGTACCCACAAATATTCTACTTATTTTTTCAGAAGCCTCTGAATTTCCAGAAAATATCACTAGTATGTTGATTTCTCCTCACGTGGCAAAGAAAATCTACACCAAATGACCAAAAATGAGAGATTTATTTTTGAAAATATAAGAAAGTAAACTAGAAGCATAAATTTATTTCATTTTTCTAATCACTACCAAGAAATACAGTACTTTGTGGTTTTCATAATAGACTCTACAGCGCAAATATTATAGAACCTAAGTTTGCCGTAGGTTCGGGATGCCGTCCGATCTCAgacgttttttaaagcggcaatcatgacatggttttgccttgtaaatgattaccgcttttaaaaaaaagtcaaagATCAGCTGGCACCCTGCACAtccagcaaactcggaccctattacatactgtatgcccctgcAATTGAAAATGATGATGCATTTTTTAAGTGTCTGAATGAAATAAAGAAAATGTGTAGGAATAATATGGTAGCACAACCAGGCATAAAAACAGATAACCTACATGCCCATATGTAGAAGATCTAGCCATTAGTATAGGGTGTTACTGTCTGGTTATCACCAAACCATAACTACAGTACAATGAAGAACTTTGGAAGAAAAACAGGACTCTACTCTTTTAAATGAGGGTTCCCCTGACTGTGTATGTGCCAGGATAGTGGAAATCATACATGTTAAATGCCCTCCTTCATCTGCTGGCTCTTATAGTATTTTTGCAGTGAAGGATGATATTGTTTGGTAATGATCTGTGCAATATAGAGGTTTCCTTGGTCATCATACATGATCACCAGAGAATAACTTCTCCCGAGTCACATTACTTGAAAGAAGAGACTCCCCACTTTCAAACGAAAGAATCCTTGAGTATCCAATCCAAGCAAGAGCAACTATAAAGAATGACCTTTAATGTAAGGTCACCACCCATTTGAACCCCTGCAATGATAAGAACAAGTCCCACTCATACTTAGCAGAGAATAGATGCATTTATGTGGCCGTAACCCCCCTATCCATGCACTTGTGAAAGTAGCCATCCTTCCCATCAGTGTGCATATACACCAGCCCTATCCTCTGTGTACGCTCAACTCTGGCAGGCAATTTCGCCTATACACCCACAATACGCACTCAGAACACTTAGCTACATGCAAACACCCAGTTACACCCACTATAGTGGAGATGTGGCCGAGATGCTTATGAATCTGAACCTCCCGTAGTTGCTCAAAGTTGTATAAGTTACATTCTGATGTTTACCCAGTGCTGAGAATTGCAAGATCCATATGCAAAATGGACTTCCATGCAAATCCCCTTCAATGAACAGTATGGCATATGTAGTTCTGTTGTAAAACAATAATGGGGTTAAACATTTAATATTTGAGCtgcaagactgttttttttttttgcacatgacACCCTGTGGTATTACAAAAAAACTGGCCCTCATACAGTAACAGTACCAGGAAAGCTTATCTGTAAGTGATTTTATTACACACGTCTTGGAATTTGGATTTATCAAATAGGAACCGTAATATGGTGATAGAGAGTacgatgcagccaaatctaagggaggTGATACTTGGATAGAAGATCCCTCCAGGGACTGGTGATTGTGTATGAATATGTCAATAATGACGCCAAGTCGATACTTACATTACACTGTTACGTTATTATGTGGCACTTTGTTATGCTTTTGGGACTAGGAGGCATTTAGGTGTTATTACTTTTTAGCCTAACAAAGAGTTTGTATTCCAATGGGCAGTCTGTCTGATTTTACTGCCAGAGAATATACATGTCATTAGTATAATGTCATTTAGTAACCGATTAGGTCATGGCAGATCCAAGACATGGCAGATCCAACATGGTCAGACAGAATAACCAGAAGAAACAACGTTTTTACCCTGTTAATAGAGACAGTTTATGAAGAAGGTTTGTTTCAAGTATTATATTTCTCCCTTAGGTAGCAAAAGTCTTTCTTttctaaatgtacagtatatagaattGGAACATAAATTCAATACTTACTCATTAAAAAGATACGTGTACCAGTTTCTTCTCTGCCATATATTGTTGATATTGTTTTCTGTGTTGGTTGTTTGTCTCTATTATTAACTGTTGATTGAAATTTGCACTATTAATTCACTaattatcactattattattaaaaaattttATTTACATGGTGCCATAAACACTCCACAGTCCCATACATATGGTTAATAcatacaacaaggtgataagtacaAAGTAGAACAGACAAGGACATAACTATAACTACACACACAGAGCAATTTTAGTGGTCAGATTACATACTGTAATTACATAGAGCATacagagggaagagggtcctgcttgtgAGCGTTTACAAGCCAGATGAGCTATGAATGGACACACAGGGGTTGAGGGGTGCAGAGTTGGGGAGTGCAGAGGCTGAACAGTAGGAGAACGGGGTCACCTAAATGAGGAAATTAGTTTTAAGGACGCGTTTGAAGGCAAGTCTTATTAACCTTGAGATGACATTCCAGAGGAGATGGTCACTGGCACAGCAAAGTGGGTGGGAGCTAGTATGAGGCTAGTGTGAAATGTAGGGTGAGCAGAGTGGTTGGGACCTttgtagaccagagagagagaagcACGTAATGGATTCAGAGTAGGACAGGGAGCCAGTGAAGTGCCTGGCACTGATGGGCAGCAGAGGCAGAATGACAAGACTGAAAAATTAGGTGAATGGATATTGAAAATATTACGGAAGTGGAAACTCCAGGTTTAGAGAGGGCTTGGATATGGGGGAAGAAGGAAAAGGTTATTAACAGAGAGGGAGAGGGTGGGAGGGGACTAGGCTGGGGGGAAAACAATGACTATGGTTTTGGAAATATTGAGTATCATGAAGTGTTGAGACATCGAGGAGGAGACAACTGGCACACAGAAAGTGATATAGGAGAAGACCAGAGAGATCAGGTGAACAAAGTAACCTTGGGTTTTATCAGCATAGTGGTGGCAAATGAGGCCATTGGAACTGATGGAATTGATGTAGAGGGAGAAGAGAAGGAGTCCATGGACTGGAGTAGCTGGACATCATGTAGGAGGTGAACCAGAAGAGAGCTGAGTCaaggggtggtattcaaatgatatatcacgcccaatatcctttctaaagtgatccccgttatcgcacatattgcgcgcatagtaatcaggttttgctgcataaagggttgggcgcctcactaccccaggggtagcaagaTGAAATGATTATTctgcgcccgtcagcagaaacagaacgggtgtggaagggggtgaaaagaattgaataccacccatggaGTCCGAAGAAGTGAAGGGTTTGCATTAGATGGGGTGGTCAGTGGCCACTGGATTTGGCCTTAAGGAGATCAAATTGAATAGTCAGGTACTAGAAATCTGAGTTgtctaggggtaattcagactgcatcgctgcagggaTTTGAGGTGGCAGGCTAATATTGACGGCATCGTGGTAAGGCCCAACAGAGACTGCATTTCTTACGTCAACTAAGGAAGCTCAAACTGCAGCGGGAACTCCTGATACTCTTTACTCAGCAAtcatccaatctgtcctcagcaacTCAGTAAAAGTGTGGTTTGGCTCGGCCTCAACTCCCGACAAGAACAGACTACAACGAATTGTTAAAGTTGCTGGTAAAATCGTAGGGACTAATCTCCCGGCAATTGAAGACATGAAGCGGGCAGAAAGGATCATCAATGACCGCTCCCACCCTGCCCATGACCTGTTCCGACGGCTGTGTTGTATTATGCTGCGTTATGTTGTTGCCGTCCTTTTGTGTTGTCTGTTGCAgtggttatcggaaacaaattccttgtgtactctgtatttggtactgatatacttggcaaaaaaaaagtgATTCTGATTCTGCAGCGGCagggatcgcagtctgaattactttgtgcagtgcgcacgcacagtggccgcactgcacgtgcgcaccccgggagcccagtgaaatgctatcagcatctcagggctgtggtcaatcaggcagaggcggtcgcggggcgggagggggcatgcaaaCGGCGTTAGAAAGCCGCTGGCGGAtcggcgtcacacgcagccgctgcgatccgggATGCGGCAAGTAGCGACCTTCCACcacgcaggagctgctctggcagggagctactcgtcaggtacaaaagcatcgccaccgtgcaatgcttttatacctgtgtgggaggggggcagagccagacatgcggggtggactagccctgtgctgggcgtcccccccgcatgtctgtgaaactgatcatagatgtgctaaatttagcacatctacgatcagatctgaattaggccctaagaactTAATGTAGAGCAACACAGACATAAGATGCAACATGGAAAAATGGTAATTTACTGATTAAAAACTAAACACTATAAAAAGATAGTCACATTGTTGTAAACATGTAGAATTAAGCAAAACAACAAAGTAATATGTATAGACTACAATCATTACACCATCACATAGCAATCATTATACACAATCAAAAGCAAAATCCATTGGCTTGTCACCAAGGGCTCGTAATTCAATCCCAAACTGTAGGCACACTTGTCTGTATTGCAAGCTGGTGTGTAAGTGCAATTTCtcaacatatgtgtgtgtgtgtggtcatgtGGCATTAAACAGATGTGTATAAGGAGACCATAATTCTGTTGATTATAAAAAAAAGTGGTGTTGTTCATTATAACATTTGTTATAATTTTCTAGTATGTTTTATAATGTATAACTCTTTTATGGAGATGATCTGCTAATATTTCTTTTCGTTTTGTAAATTCATTCTGCAGCTATTAAGTGTAAAGTCAATACTTTTATATTCATCTTTTATAAAATTATAATCCATAATGTACctggatcagaggcggaactaccgccagtgcaaccagtgcgttgcactggggcccgcctctgtccaggggcccaaagcatgtaatgagtcaaactgactcattacatgccgctgtgtgctgcgggcaacctctgcctgcagcacacagccgcccggagaggagaggagggcAGCGGCATGGGggtaaggtggaggagggagccgcagcagcgctttgttactggtggaggcgctgctgctgctgcccctctgcttcactataggctgtcttccgagaacagcctatagtgaagcagaggggcagcagcgcctccatcaataacacagcgctgctgcggctccctcctccacctccctcctcctctcctgcccgggaatcgtgaccaaaagctgcaccgaggagcctgagccagcggagagggtaagtataattctttccttttctttctttctttctttctttctttctttctttcttgggactgcctgccgcaatgtgtaaaaaagggggaatctgcctgccgcaatgtgtaaaaatggggaatctgcctgccgcaatgtgtaaaaatggggaatatgcctgccgctatgtgtaaaaatggggaatctgcctgccgcaatgtgtaaaaatggggaatctgtttgccgcaatctgtaaaaatggggaatctgcttgccgctatgtgtaaaaagggggaatctgcctgccgcaatgtgtaaaaagggggaatctgcctgccgcaatgtgtaaaaagggggagtctgcctgccgtaatgtgtaaaaagtgggacgctgtctaccgtaatgtgaaacaagggcacgctgtctgccgtaatgtgtaaaaaggggacgctgtctgccgttatgtgtaaaaagtgtacgctgtctgccgttatgtgtaaaaagtgtacgctgtctgccgtaatgtgtaaaaaggggaagctgtctgccgtaatgtgtaaaaagggggacgctgtctgccgttatgtgtaaaaagtgtatgctgtctgccgctatgtttaacaagggcacgctttctgccgttatgtgtaaaacgtgtacgctgtctaccgctatgtgtaacaagggcacgctgtctgccgttatgtgtaaaaagaggacgctgtctgccgttatgtgtaaaaagtacacgctgtctgccgtaatgtgtaaaaaggggacgctgtctgccataatgtgtaaaaagaggaatctgtccgccgtaaggtgtaaaagggtctctacctggtgtagtggtgctactgtgcggcgtaatttgaataatggagactactgtgcaccgttttatgaattcgtattattttgtggccacaccccttccccatgaagccacgccactatgtatttttgcgcgcgcctacggcgtgcactgcccctgttttgcatgcaggggtggggctccgatgccgtttcttgcacacagtgctaaaatgtctagttacggcactgctgctaggtatccatttctctggccttgagcaggtccccctcaccagatcctctccaggggtgagggggtggacttggatgggaaggggggggggggggggcaaagcattttgttgcacctgggcccactgctcgctagttccgccactgacctgGATAAAGATTACAAATGTGCACTGTGAAAAGGCTTAGCTTCGCACATGTGTCCTGTAAACTCTGAGTAACAGGGTATGGAATATAACCAAGGTGCACACTGAAAGGCGCTTTGTAATGATCTTTTCATGCCTCTCCCTAAAGTAACATCACTAAATCCGAGCCTTCATTTACTGTGCTAGAATCACTGTTAAATCTATCTATTCTCTCTCAGCATTTGCAAGTAAAGGATAGAATGCAAATCAACCAAAAACCTACAGGGGGACGCATTCCAGCTTGCTGCTGTAGCAGCGGATCTGAGAATTTATGCTAAAAAGTCAAAGGAGCCGTCTTTTGTAAAAAAAATTGGTGGTTGACAGCTGGGTGTGCCCGCACTTCTCAAACCCCCTAGTGATGTCATATAGCAGTGCTCACAGCGGTCAGCCAGCACCTATGGGGAGAGACTTCTTGCTCCTCCCCGCCGTCCTGTGGGTGTAGGCTGTAGCAGCTGCTAAGGGATACAAATATACCCCTGTGCGGCCGCCAGCGCCCCCTCTACAGCGGACGCAGTGGCGCATATACTGTTTTATAGCATCGCACCTCCTCCAGACTGGCCATGCCACCACGGCCCTGAATGCTGCCTCGTCTGCGGAAGACATGTAAAACTCTGAAAGCAGCCATTGTGAGCTGAACAAGTATTTTAAAGGATGAAAatgatccattcactaggaaccagtgcacTGCAGAAAGTGATCTATAACCTACAGCATCTAAATAATGTGAACTGAAGTCCCCTCCATTTATAGGTGACCGCCTGTTGTCATATATTAGGAGCTTACCATTTTTCTGTATTTGTGATGGAGTGTTACGCCATCTGAGCTCAGATAGATGCAAGTGGGAAAAGTATGACGGCAATTTCACAGTCTGATCCTGGATCCTAGAAAGGACTCTAGAAACTGGATGTGCCCGTTTTAATAGTGGCTCAGCCACTGTGCACCTTTccctagaagaaaaaaaaactattatGAGACATGGCTTCAGAGCTGATAATTGATGTAAGAAAACCGTATAAGCAATTGATTACATTAACGAAACACTGCAAAAATATTGGTTCCAGCGGATCTACTTTATTTTCTTCTCATTTCAATAACATTTTGCCCATTTTAGGTAGATAATTTGCCATGACAGGATGTATAAACAAACTAGTTTTAAATTCAAAGTCTTCtgaaattaaaaaaatttaaaatatttgTGGTACTGccaaaatgggatccggtctctaggtcgacagcaactaggtcgaccactattgattgacagtaactaggtcgacagggtctctaggtcgacatgttctaggtcgacttgtcaaaaggtcgacatgagtttttcacaatttctttttttgaactttttcatacttaacaatccacgcggactacgattgggaatagtaacctgtgccgaatgcagcggagcaaggcaccttggtctaagccgcgagccatgcgaggggacgcactgcaccaaaaaaacataaaaacctcatgttgacctatcaacctagaccatgtcgacctagagaccctgttgacctagttactgtcgaccaatagtggtcgacctagacactgtcaacctagttactgtcgaccttccttaCCACACCCACCAAAATAGGATCAGCACAAGGGTATTTTACTCATAATACTCTAGTGATTACTTCAATCAGTGTGTTTGTTGCCATATACTTATTAAAGCCGCTACATCAGGAGCACagtgtgggggtgggtgggtggatgTACTGTGCACAGCGTGACAGAATGAGGGAACAGCCAGGAGGGGATCCAGATTGCAGCCAGAGTCAGGGAGGACGGGCCAGCCTACAGTTATGCCCTTCCAGAGATCACTAATGctgaccaggggcggatccagaagaaaataaaaggggggggcaccatgataagggaacggtaatagttataattACATGCAcccaaggcacgcgtgctcccagataaggggtgtggtatcacagggggtgtggcctcaaataATACACCTGCCATCAGATAATGATTGGCTGTAGAAGTGCAtcatggtttattgccaatgttcaccctgatgaaaaggctgattgggccttgaaatgttggtcacctgttccattagctatgggagcctggaaggcaccccagcacaatataattattatagtttttagttggcggtggcaggtgcagcataccttgttttgggcactgcactgacactcagactgcaggacacgaactgcccatctttgattagcagaagcagccagctgggggtctccaacaagcagcataagacatctgcaggacagccctgtcacaatcacaaagCTAAGGCtaggtttgactgcacctagcatggtggtaaaggaaatgGAGGAGGAAGCGTGCGGTGCAATGAGGGCTAatcaagccttctgcgccgtcataattaacagtcttactcgatgatggcatttgaaccccgcacctgggctggactctggccagctggcagtgggggaggtaggttacggtgtgagcagggggaggctgccattggttaccacacggacctgCTGTTAGAGCAGAGGCGAGTCCTAGTACCtgctggctcttttatcaaatctgaatgACTGaagtagcagtagtgctgctgctgttctccctttgaaaaaaaacagaagtcagaaacgacaggggtggggggaggcacgggcccgagtgctccccctggatccgcctatgatgctgactgtagtatatggtggttacTAATGCTGTTTGTATTACAgtaggtcactaatgctgtctgtataatTTGTAGGTCACTAATGCGGTCTGTATTATGAGGTGTCATATTGGTAGATGGGATGGGGACGGGAAGAGGGGCCCTTTTATGAGTCTTGCCCCAGGTGACAGAAAAGGCTAGCTTCACCCCTGCTATACTTTATCACTGTCTTAACTATATCTTCCtttaagataattttttttttaaactagatttTACATTTAGgcttaagctgagtacacactataccagtggttcccaaacttttttgcatCACGGCACCCtaggagtatcagaatttttttcacggcacccctaggccaaaagtttcttattgtgttaatatgtcatctttagggttagttatgtggtgagagacagCTTTCGCTGCTTggctacatattttatgattagcagccaccatcactggttttgcctaatatattgaccataaataatttgacttggtcctgaaccaccaactgaAGGCACCCCTTCAAGTATCCCGAGGAAccctagggtgccacggcacacagtttgggaaccacagcaCTATACAATAATTGGGCTCAAAAAGTAAATCTTCGATTGTTCTGCCCAAGAAGCTGATAGTGTGTATGCTGCACCTATCTGATATTGTCTATGATGCACCCATGGCCAACGGTCTAGCCAAAACTATTGGCATCAGGTCCCAATATGAGGAGTGCTACGCATTCATAGAACCAGACAGTAAATTATTGGGCTGAAATTGTAGTGTGTACAGAATTCTAACCTTCGGCCTCTGTTTCCTGACAATAATTCATGTTAAAGCATTACCTTGTGGGCATCTGTATTTACATTTACAACATTGACAAGCCTCTTCCCAGCTTGTGTAGTATGTATGCTTGAAATTGAATGTTCTCTTGAATGTTCTCTGGATACTTTTCAAATTCCAAAAACTGACTAGTCCCTAGCATCGTTCAGAAGATTTACTCTTCCAGACTAAGGGGTCGATTAGACCTTAGTAGCAttggagataaagttgacggagaaaaagtaccagccaatcagatccttactgccatgtcacaggctgtgtttgaaaaattacagttaggagctgattggctggtactttaagtccgtacactttatctccaaccaaggcttagtaaatagacccctaaatgcccAGTCTTTAGCCTCAACCAATCATTCTTCAGTTACACCCATTACATCATAATCCTCCTCAAACAGCACTAGTTCTATTCCCCACAAATTAATTTAGAATTCTCCTAGCATTCActactatattatatataaatatattattttaaagaAACTTTTTTCCCACGGAGGTGCAGCCCACATGTACTAGGGTCCATTTTTTACAGCTGCCAATCCACCTACGagtatgtttttggactgtgtTTGTTATGTCCTCAAATAGTGCTCTTCATGCAAAACCTTCATATTCAACTTCTATCTGTACTGCCGCAAATGCTCTACAATGACTGAAAACCATTTAGCCCTCATAGCTTGGGAATGCTCATACTCAAGGCAACAGTATCTCCAGTTGCACTGTGCCATATAACATCACATTCTCAGTCCGTTCTTCATCTACAAATCTAAATTAAATTTAATTAAAATTTATTCCCAGTAATCAACACAAAGTCACAGTTCTAGAAATGAAACAGCAGTGCCTACATGTCTTATAAAGTGCCCTACTTTTAAAAGACA from Pseudophryne corroboree isolate aPseCor3 chromosome 5, aPseCor3.hap2, whole genome shotgun sequence encodes the following:
- the LOC134929354 gene encoding uncharacterized protein LOC134929354 isoform X2; this encodes MLERCTVAEPLLKRAHPVSRVLSRIQDQTVKLPSYFSHLHLSELRWRNTPSQIQKNVNNRDKQPTQKTISTIYGREETGTRIFLMKPYSAICKGNPDMPSIHSGIPGTRVNRLPHLPCTGYSLCASHHYRDRCAVGTARMIYPLREMSEILPLGGAHTLGRVERILAVA
- the LOC134929354 gene encoding uncharacterized protein LOC134929354 isoform X1 — its product is MMHSTCCSRGWGTTLPAHHEAADPEQLDTSQERCTVAEPLLKRAHPVSRVLSRIQDQTVKLPSYFSHLHLSELRWRNTPSQIQKNVNNRDKQPTQKTISTIYGREETGTRIFLMKPYSAICKGNPDMPSIHSGIPGTRVNRLPHLPCTGYSLCASHHYRDRCAVGTARMIYPLREMSEILPLGGAHTLGRVERILAVA